One window of Bacteroidota bacterium genomic DNA carries:
- a CDS encoding cupin domain-containing protein, with the protein MYFLLTSGNFSAFHKIKQDEIWHFYKGSPIKLHIISELGEYYNVVIGNDLNNEQSPQFVVSGGNWFAAEVVNENDFSLVGCTVSPGFDFTDFELGSRKKLIFMFPQHQQIIYRLTNDQ; encoded by the coding sequence ATTTATTTCCTTTTAACATCAGGTAATTTTTCGGCATTTCATAAAATTAAGCAAGATGAAATTTGGCATTTTTACAAAGGCTCTCCTATTAAACTTCATATAATTTCCGAATTAGGAGAATATTACAATGTTGTTATTGGCAATGATTTAAACAATGAACAAAGTCCCCAATTTGTTGTTTCGGGTGGTAATTGGTTTGCGGCTGAGGTTGTTAACGAAAATGATTTTTCTTTGGTCGGATGTACTGTTTCCCCCGGCTTTGATTTTACTGATTTTGAACTTGGTAGTCGTAAAAAACTAATTTTCATGTTTCCTCAACATCAACAAATAATTTATAGATTGACTAATGATCAATAA